The nucleotide sequence AGTTCGACGACTTCTGTAATATCGCGGAAAATTGCAAATGCCCCTCTTAAATGGTCGTCTGAATCTATAATTGGAATTCGTGTCGTAATAATTTTCTTCCCATTTTCTAGGACAAGATGTTGATTTACCTCTTTTTTTCTTAGCCGTAACACTTGAGGTAAACGTGTTGTGTCAATGACTTTCCGAATCGGTCTATGGACAAATTCCCCAATAGGCACCCCTACGATTTGTTGAGCGCGTTTATTGACAAAGGTAACCGTTTCATCATCATCGATGACAATCATTCCTTCATGAAGGTTGTTCATAATCAGTTCCTGAATGGATGTTTGATTTTGCAATTGATGTACCAGTGTTTCTTTTTCATTCAATAGTTCGGAAATGATATTCGCAACCGTCCCTGGAATAACAACAGTATTCCGATGCCTTTTCGCTAAAATTTGTTGCAGTATGTATTCATCACCAGTAGCCTCAATAATAATATCTATGTCTTGCTCCAACCAGCTTGTCCAATCGGAATCAGTCCTAATACCGTGTATTCTGGCAAGGTGTAAGCCGGGAGCGTCCTTATTAACATCTGCAATCGCTACTACTTCCATTTTTTCCGTTTCAAGGAGCAATTCCAATAAAGCAGTTCCACCTTTACCAGCTCCAATGATCAGAACTCTTTTCATGCTTGATCCCTACTTTGCATTTTTTTGCACACTCCTATCTTATCGTTTTGTGCATGTTTTAGCAAGAAAGCATTCGTTTTCAAGAACAGGAGGCTTTGCTATACTAAAGATGCAGAAAAGAAAGGAGTCAACACATGAGAGTCATTGCATTACTCATTTTAGTCGTACCTGGAATCCTTGCTACATACGGGATTAAGCTAATGCGGGATTCCATTTTTGGAGATTATTATCCGATATTTTTTCATATAGGCATTCAATTTGTTGCGGGACTGATTTTTTTCCTAGTCGGATTATCCTTTATCGCCGGCTTTATCTTTTACCGTGATCGAAAAAGAAACCTTACAAAAGGAAGAAACAAAAGGAAGACGTAAAAAAGGCTAGTCCGAGGACTAGCCTTTTCCAATATCTTAAAAAAATGAATGATATAAAGCTTTTACAGCATCATCTAGACGAGATGCTTTAATTCCGAACATCATAGAAACTTCAGAAGACCCTTGGTTAATCATTTCCAAGTTAATATTAGCACAAGCAAATGCATCCGTTGCTTTCTTCGCAATACCTACTGCGCTATCCATTCCTTCCCCAACAATCATAACTAGAGCCAAATCCCGTTCAATGGAAACCATATCAGCATGAAGTTCTTCATGAATCCGATTGATGACACGATCTTCTTTGTCCGGTGTCAGCTGACTTGATCTAATTATCACAGACATATCATCGATTCCAGATGGGGTATGTTCGAATGAAATGTTTTCATCTTCTAAGATATTTAACAGTCTTCGACCAAAACCTAATTCCCTGTTCATTAAATATTTGCTAACGTACAAGCTAAGAAATCCACTATCACCAGCAATTCCGACGACAGGTGACTCACTAGCCTTCTTCTCTGAAACAATCATGGTACCAGGACTAGAAGGATTGTTCGTGTTTTTAATGCAGACTGGGATTTTTGCTTTAAAAGCAGGAATCAAAGCTTCATCATGAAATACAGAAAAGCCTGCATAGGACAGTTCGCGCATTTCCTTATAGGTTAATTCTGTAATTTTTTTCGGATTTTCTACGATATTTGGATTTACGCTATATACAGAATCAACGTCCGTAAAATTCTCATATAATTCTGCTTGGATACCGGCTGCAATGATGGAGCCTGTTATATCCGA is from Radiobacillus kanasensis and encodes:
- a CDS encoding aspartate kinase is translated as MKVAKFGGSSVASATQLRKVANIIKSDDERRAIVVSAPGKRSKEDKKVTDMLIELGDAYFQAEGIEQELNEVLQRFREITEELELESDEIVHQIREDIFFVLNDNREEVLKRDGLKAIGEDTLAKVLSTYLQSLGMNATYLNPKDAGIIVSDEPGSAQILDESFQEIYKLREKEGIFVIPGFYGYTKEGKLMTFPRGGSDITGSIIAAGIQAELYENFTDVDSVYSVNPNIVENPKKITELTYKEMRELSYAGFSVFHDEALIPAFKAKIPVCIKNTNNPSSPGTMIVSEKKASESPVVGIAGDSGFLSLYVSKYLMNRELGFGRRLLNILEDENISFEHTPSGIDDMSVIIRSSQLTPDKEDRVINRIHEELHADMVSIERDLALVMIVGEGMDSAVGIAKKATDAFACANINLEMINQGSSEVSMMFGIKASRLDDAVKALYHSFF
- a CDS encoding DUF2627 domain-containing protein; translated protein: MRVIALLILVVPGILATYGIKLMRDSIFGDYYPIFFHIGIQFVAGLIFFLVGLSFIAGFIFYRDRKRNLTKGRNKRKT